The Acidimicrobiales bacterium sequence TCGCCCCCGTCCGGGAGGGGAGCGGATGAGCGGCGGCGGGGTCGGCTTCGTCCCGCCCGCCTACCCCTACGACCGCCTCGACCGGGCCCGGGCCCTGGCCGCGGGGCACGAGGGCGGCGTCGTCGACCTGTCGGTCGGGACGCCGTGCGACCCGCCCCCTCCGGCCGTGGTCGAGGCCCTGGCCCGCTCCGGCGCCGAGCGGGGCTATCCGACCTCCGTCGGATCCCCGGCGTTGCGCGCCGCGGCGGCGGAGTGGATCGGGCGCCGCCTGGGGGTGGCGGTGGACCCGGCCTCGGTGGCGGCCTGCGTCGGCACCAAGGAGCTGGTGGCCACGACGCCGCAGTGGATGCGCCTGCGCCGCCCCGACCGCGACACCGTGCTGCATCCGGCGGTGGCCTACCCGACCTACGGGATGGGGGCGGTGCTGGCGGGCCTGCGGCCGGTCGCGGTCCCGGTCGACGCCGAGTGGCGCCTCCGCCTCGACGCCGTCGCCGAGGAGGACGCCGCCCGGGCCCTGCTCCTCTGGGTCAACACGCCCGGCAACCCCGCCGGGCAGCTCGACGACCTGGAGGCGGCGGCGGCCTGGGGACGCGCCCGCGGGATCCCGGTCTTCAGCGACGAGTGCTACGCCGAGTTCACCTGGGACGGGCCGCCGCGCACCGTCCTGGCCGGGGGCCTCGACGGGGTGGTGGCGGTCCACTCACTGTCCAAGCGCTCCAACCTGGCCGGGGCGCGGGTGGGCTTCTACGCCGGGGACGGCGATCTCGTGCACTACCTGTCG is a genomic window containing:
- a CDS encoding aminotransferase class I/II-fold pyridoxal phosphate-dependent enzyme is translated as MSGGGVGFVPPAYPYDRLDRARALAAGHEGGVVDLSVGTPCDPPPPAVVEALARSGAERGYPTSVGSPALRAAAAEWIGRRLGVAVDPASVAACVGTKELVATTPQWMRLRRPDRDTVLHPAVAYPTYGMGAVLAGLRPVAVPVDAEWRLRLDAVAEEDAARALLLWVNTPGNPAGQLDDLEAAAAWGRARGIPVFSDECYAEFTWDGPPRTVLAGGLDGVVAVHSLSKRSNLAGARVGFYAGDGDLVHYLSEVRKHAGLMVPGPVQAAAVVALSDQGHVDEQRERYRGRLERFAKVLAAVGTPVTLPGGGFYLWPRAPETAEGRDPAWALTERLAAEGGALVSPGEFYGVAAAAHVRVALVAPDD